In Trichocoleus desertorum NBK24, the following are encoded in one genomic region:
- a CDS encoding DNA-binding transcriptional regulator, with amino-acid sequence MPAIDQTELADLVRETRQRLELSQAKFAAKLGVSFQSVNRWENGRTKPLPIALKQIEHLLHQMGESGKDLLVKYFSE; translated from the coding sequence ATGCCAGCGATCGACCAAACGGAGCTAGCAGATCTGGTGCGAGAAACGCGACAACGCCTAGAGCTTTCACAAGCCAAATTTGCTGCGAAGCTGGGAGTTTCATTTCAGAGCGTCAATCGCTGGGAGAATGGGCGAACCAAACCTCTACCCATTGCGCTGAAGCAGATTGAGCATTTGCTGCATCAGATGGGCGAATCGGGTAAAGATTTGCTCGTCAAATACTTCTCAGAATAG
- a CDS encoding PAS domain S-box protein produces the protein MSERLHRSVSSGNDPSQKSAQAVTEANVRVTTALALCQSEEFNQQILDSSDDCIKVLDLEGRLLLMSRAGQMLLGIHDITPLLSTSWIEFWQGTDQQAAIEAIAKARAGEVFTFQGYCPTLDGEPKWWDIKISPIRGADGQIERLLCISRDITDRRQMEAALRESEAKYRMLFESIDEGFCICEMLFDEDGEPTDYRFLEVNAAFERLTGLEQVIGKTIRELVPNHEAYWFEIYGRVVRTREPVRFEQQAIAMNRWFDVNAFCIGEPQSNQFAILFTNISEAKRIEAERKKVEQERDRFLAVGSDLQVIMSSHGYFHWVSPAFERVLGWTPDEMTSRPWTDFLHPDDIFASVAESVSVLSGNETFAFENRYRHKDGSYRLLLWRAQPHLEAQVLYATAVDITERKQVEVALRQSEEHYRTLFESLDEGFCTIEVLFDAEGKPLDHRILQANPSFERQSGIANPEGKRASELTPGLEQYWNDLCAQVIHTGESIRTEERSSASDRWFDVLVSRVGDAAMRQVAIVFTDISDRKRMEIALRENEERFRTLADNMSQFAWMADETGWIFWYNQRWFNYTGTTLEEMQGWGWQQVHHPDHVERVVEHFRHCFETGEQWEDTFPLRSRDGTYRWFLSRAIPIRDEQGQILRWFGTNTDITDRKQAEAALRESESRLRFMLDASQIGEWDLDLTTQPHTAHRSLRHDQIFGYESLLPEWSYDIFLAHVHPDDRAAVDEKFQETLSASTNWNFECRIIHPDQSIHWIWVRSSVYCDSSGTPTRLLGMVVDITEAKRDEAERERLLQQEKAAREEAQRANRIKDEFLAVLSHELRSPLNPILGWSKLLQNGKLDATRTQQALKTIERNAQLQAELIEDLLDVSRILQGKLNLNVTSINLVSIIRAAMETVRLAADVKSIKVEADFEPNIGLVFGDATRLQQVIWNLLSNAVKFTPEGGQVNIRSERLDSYACVTVSDTGQGIAPDFLPYVFDYFRQSDATTTRKFGGLGLGLAIVRHLVELHGGTVAAASPGVGMGATFTVRLPLMPLQAIANQSSQLSKPFSTLNGTQVLVVDDEPDSREFVAFVLEQAGATVLTATTANEALTLLVRSKPNVLLSDIGMPDMDGYMLMQQVRALLPEQGGQIPAIALTAYAGDFNQQQALAAGFQKHISKPVEPEKLIQVISSLIKST, from the coding sequence ATGTCCGAAAGACTCCATCGTTCTGTCTCTTCTGGTAATGACCCGTCTCAAAAGAGTGCTCAAGCTGTCACTGAAGCTAATGTTCGAGTGACAACAGCATTGGCACTGTGTCAAAGCGAGGAATTTAATCAGCAGATCCTTGACAGCAGTGATGACTGCATTAAGGTGTTGGATTTAGAGGGACGACTTCTGTTGATGAGCCGTGCAGGGCAAATGTTGCTGGGCATCCACGACATCACGCCTCTCCTCAGCACCTCTTGGATAGAGTTTTGGCAAGGCACAGATCAGCAAGCTGCAATTGAGGCGATCGCCAAAGCCAGAGCAGGCGAAGTTTTTACCTTTCAAGGCTATTGCCCGACGCTGGACGGCGAACCCAAATGGTGGGATATCAAAATTAGCCCGATTCGAGGGGCAGACGGACAAATTGAACGATTGTTGTGCATTTCGCGCGATATTACTGATCGCAGGCAGATGGAAGCAGCCTTGCGCGAATCAGAAGCAAAATACCGCATGTTGTTCGAGTCGATCGACGAGGGCTTCTGCATCTGCGAAATGCTGTTTGATGAGGACGGTGAACCCACTGACTATCGATTTCTCGAAGTGAATGCGGCATTTGAACGGCTAACCGGACTAGAGCAAGTGATCGGTAAAACGATACGGGAACTGGTTCCCAATCATGAAGCCTACTGGTTTGAGATCTATGGCAGAGTTGTGCGAACCAGGGAACCCGTTCGATTTGAGCAGCAAGCGATCGCAATGAACCGTTGGTTTGATGTCAACGCCTTTTGCATTGGAGAGCCGCAAAGTAATCAGTTTGCCATTTTATTTACCAACATTAGCGAGGCAAAGCGCATCGAAGCTGAACGCAAAAAAGTTGAGCAGGAACGCGATCGCTTTCTTGCAGTCGGGTCAGATTTGCAAGTAATTATGAGCAGCCACGGGTATTTCCACTGGGTCAGCCCTGCCTTTGAGCGGGTTCTCGGCTGGACGCCTGACGAAATGACATCCCGCCCCTGGACTGATTTTCTCCATCCAGACGATATTTTCGCATCTGTGGCGGAAAGCGTCAGCGTATTGTCTGGCAACGAAACGTTTGCGTTTGAAAACCGCTATCGGCACAAAGACGGCTCCTACCGCTTGTTGCTCTGGAGAGCGCAGCCGCACTTAGAAGCACAAGTGCTTTACGCAACGGCGGTAGATATCACCGAACGTAAACAGGTAGAAGTCGCCCTGCGTCAATCTGAAGAACACTATCGCACGTTGTTTGAGTCGCTCGACGAAGGCTTTTGCACCATTGAAGTACTATTCGATGCCGAGGGCAAGCCGCTTGATCATCGCATTTTGCAAGCGAATCCATCATTTGAGCGGCAGTCTGGTATTGCCAACCCAGAAGGCAAAAGGGCTAGCGAACTCACACCGGGACTGGAACAGTATTGGAATGACCTTTGTGCACAAGTCATTCACACAGGTGAGTCTATTCGCACTGAGGAGCGATCGAGCGCGTCCGATCGCTGGTTCGACGTTTTGGTTTCGCGGGTCGGCGATGCAGCCATGCGCCAAGTGGCGATCGTGTTTACCGACATCAGCGATCGCAAACGGATGGAGATTGCCCTGCGGGAAAACGAGGAGCGTTTCCGCACCCTGGCAGATAATATGTCTCAATTCGCATGGATGGCAGACGAGACGGGTTGGATCTTCTGGTACAACCAGCGCTGGTTTAACTACACGGGAACGACCTTAGAGGAGATGCAGGGTTGGGGTTGGCAACAGGTGCATCATCCGGATCATGTCGAGCGCGTGGTTGAGCATTTCCGCCACTGTTTTGAAACGGGTGAGCAATGGGAAGACACCTTTCCGCTCCGAAGCAGAGACGGAACCTATCGTTGGTTTCTATCTCGTGCCATCCCGATTCGAGATGAGCAAGGACAAATTTTACGCTGGTTTGGCACGAATACTGATATCACCGATCGCAAACAGGCAGAAGCAGCTTTGCGGGAAAGCGAAAGCCGACTGCGATTCATGTTGGATGCTTCCCAAATTGGCGAATGGGATCTCGACCTGACAACGCAACCCCACACCGCTCATCGATCGCTCAGACACGATCAAATCTTTGGTTATGAATCGCTACTACCGGAATGGAGCTACGACATCTTTTTAGCCCATGTTCACCCGGACGATCGCGCCGCTGTGGATGAAAAGTTTCAAGAAACCCTTTCCGCCAGCACTAATTGGAACTTTGAATGTCGAATCATTCATCCGGATCAGAGTATTCATTGGATTTGGGTCCGCAGCAGTGTTTACTGTGACTCTAGTGGTACGCCCACTCGGTTGCTGGGCATGGTGGTCGATATTACCGAAGCGAAGCGCGACGAAGCTGAGCGCGAACGACTGCTACAGCAAGAAAAAGCGGCACGAGAAGAAGCCCAACGAGCCAATCGGATCAAAGATGAATTTCTCGCAGTGCTGTCCCATGAGTTGCGATCGCCCCTCAATCCAATTTTGGGCTGGTCAAAGCTATTACAAAACGGCAAGCTAGACGCAACCAGAACTCAGCAAGCCTTAAAGACAATCGAACGCAATGCCCAACTGCAAGCAGAGTTGATTGAAGACCTGCTGGATGTGTCCCGCATTCTTCAAGGCAAGCTCAATCTAAACGTCACTTCGATCAATCTGGTTTCGATCATTCGAGCCGCGATGGAAACGGTACGGCTGGCGGCAGACGTGAAGTCAATCAAAGTAGAGGCAGACTTTGAACCCAACATCGGTTTGGTTTTCGGAGATGCCACTCGATTACAGCAAGTGATTTGGAATTTGCTTTCCAATGCAGTCAAGTTCACGCCGGAAGGAGGACAGGTAAACATTCGGTCGGAACGCCTTGACTCATACGCTTGCGTCACAGTTAGCGATACTGGACAAGGGATTGCGCCTGATTTTTTGCCCTATGTATTTGACTACTTCCGCCAATCTGACGCCACAACGACCCGAAAGTTTGGGGGACTAGGATTAGGGTTAGCAATCGTGCGGCATTTAGTGGAGCTGCATGGGGGCACAGTTGCAGCTGCCAGCCCAGGAGTTGGCATGGGTGCTACCTTTACGGTCAGGCTTCCACTCATGCCCCTACAGGCGATCGCCAATCAGAGCAGCCAACTATCAAAGCCATTTTCTACCTTGAACGGGACTCAAGTTTTAGTCGTAGATGATGAACCGGATTCCCGAGAGTTTGTAGCTTTTGTGCTGGAGCAAGCTGGAGCCACCGTACTCACCGCAACAACTGCCAATGAAGCCTTGACCCTGCTCGTTCGATCAAAGCCGAATGTGCTGCTGAGTGACATCGGCATGCCAGATATGGACGGCTATATGCTGATGCAACAGGTGAGAGCATTACTGCCAGAGCAGGGTGGACAAATTCCAGCGATCGCGCTTACTGCCTATGCAGGAGACTTCAACCAGCAACAAGCGCTAGCAGCAGGGTTCCAGAAGCACATCTCTAAGCCAGTAGAACCGGAGAAATTGATTCAAGTGATTTCTAGCCTGATTAAGTCCACTTAG
- a CDS encoding SDR family oxidoreductase, translating into MSFKNKTVILTGASTGIGRALAITLAQQQANLVLAARNATALVETVEACKQQGGHAIALPTDVTDPDACKRLIEEAVQHFGGIDFLVNNAGIGAIARFEEVTDLSIFEQVMRVNYLGAVYCTYHALPHLKASKGLLVAISSLCGKQGVPTRSGYVASKHAMQGFFDTLRIELQGTGVDVLVVSPGFVATDIRERALGADGQPLGHSPRDEGKNTMPVGECVQQIIHAMERRQREQVMTLKGKVGQWLKLVAPSFVDRLAANAARTQ; encoded by the coding sequence ATGAGCTTTAAAAACAAAACGGTTATCCTGACAGGAGCTTCAACTGGAATTGGCCGAGCACTCGCAATTACCCTGGCTCAGCAGCAAGCCAATTTGGTTTTAGCGGCTCGGAATGCTACCGCCTTGGTGGAGACGGTAGAAGCTTGTAAACAACAAGGAGGACATGCGATCGCCCTGCCCACAGATGTGACTGATCCAGATGCTTGCAAACGCCTAATTGAGGAAGCTGTTCAGCATTTTGGCGGAATTGATTTTCTCGTAAACAATGCTGGCATTGGCGCGATCGCTCGGTTTGAAGAAGTCACAGATCTCTCTATCTTTGAACAGGTGATGCGAGTCAATTATTTGGGAGCAGTCTACTGTACCTACCATGCTCTCCCTCATCTGAAGGCCAGTAAAGGATTATTAGTGGCGATCTCTTCTCTCTGTGGCAAGCAAGGAGTACCCACGCGATCGGGATATGTAGCAAGCAAACATGCCATGCAAGGCTTCTTTGATACGCTTCGGATTGAACTGCAAGGCACAGGCGTAGATGTGTTGGTCGTTTCTCCAGGATTTGTTGCTACGGATATCCGAGAACGGGCTTTAGGTGCAGATGGCCAACCATTAGGACATAGCCCTAGAGATGAAGGAAAAAACACGATGCCTGTAGGGGAATGTGTGCAGCAGATTATTCACGCGATGGAGCGACGGCAGCGAGAACAGGTAATGACACTGAAAGGCAAAGTGGGGCAATGGCTGAAGTTAGTAGCACCTAGCTTCGTCGATCGCCTAGCCGCTAATGCAGCTCGTACTCAGTGA
- a CDS encoding PHP domain-containing protein, whose amino-acid sequence MLELHCHTTYSDGTLTPTQLVALAAQTGVQALAITDHDTLGGWDEALAAATAHDLEIVPGLELSTVHCDRSLHILGFYPDRDKLETPLAERLAGRKRRAEKMVAKLTELGYPIQLPEMGEGMAPGRPHIATALVRAGHIPSAREAFDRWLGDDKPAYEHYEKFSAIDGLQLLRTCDAVPVWAHPYLFRGGEVEETLPGLVAAGLMGIEVYHPNHSLKQSRKLEKLCIQYGLLMSGGSDFHGPHPDSKQSDNTSLNSLRISLALLQPIKQAAANLRQASASPN is encoded by the coding sequence ATGCTCGAACTTCACTGCCACACCACCTACTCAGATGGTACCCTCACCCCAACTCAACTCGTGGCGTTGGCGGCCCAGACGGGGGTACAAGCCTTAGCTATCACCGACCATGACACTTTAGGCGGTTGGGACGAAGCTTTGGCTGCTGCCACTGCCCATGATTTAGAAATTGTGCCTGGGCTAGAACTCAGTACTGTGCATTGCGATCGCTCTCTCCACATCTTAGGTTTCTATCCCGATCGCGACAAATTAGAAACACCTTTAGCAGAGCGCTTAGCAGGCCGCAAGCGGCGGGCCGAAAAGATGGTAGCTAAGCTCACCGAACTGGGCTACCCGATCCAGCTACCTGAAATGGGCGAAGGCATGGCTCCTGGTCGGCCCCACATTGCTACAGCCTTGGTCAGAGCGGGCCATATTCCATCGGCTAGAGAAGCATTCGATCGTTGGCTAGGCGATGACAAGCCCGCCTATGAGCATTACGAGAAATTCTCAGCGATCGATGGCCTTCAGTTATTACGCACGTGTGATGCTGTTCCGGTGTGGGCACATCCTTATCTATTTCGCGGCGGAGAAGTAGAAGAAACCCTCCCAGGATTAGTCGCCGCAGGTCTCATGGGCATAGAAGTTTATCATCCGAACCACAGTCTGAAGCAATCGCGGAAGCTAGAGAAGCTCTGCATTCAATATGGGTTGTTGATGAGCGGTGGCAGTGATTTTCATGGCCCTCACCCTGACAGCAAGCAGTCAGACAACACATCCTTAAATAGCTTGCGAATCTCTCTCGCCTTACTGCAACCGATTAAGCAAGCCGCAGCAAATCTACGTCAAGCTAGTGCTTCACCAAATTAG